The stretch of DNA TCTGGGGCGCCATGCGCCAGGGGCTCAACGCCGACCTCTTCACCACCGAGAACACCAGCAAGAGTTTCCTCACCCAGATGGAATCGATGAGCCTGGATATTTCCGACTACTTCGCCTGGGGCTACCTGCGGATCTTCCCCCTCCACAGCGTCGGTTTCGAGTGGAAGAAGGAGGATATGCAGGGCGTCCTGCAGGCGCTCATCCTTCACATGCAGAAGAGCGTCGCCGAAGTGATCGTCATCGACTCGCTCACCCTCTTCACCGAGTACGCCTCCACCGACATGATCCTGGCCTTCTTCACCAACTGCAAAAACCTCGTCGACCACGGCAAGACGATCCTCGTCACCCTCCACACCTACGCCTTCGAGGCCGAGACCCTGGTGCGGATCCGCTCCATCTGCGACGCCCACCTCTTCATGAAAAAGGCCCTGGTGGGCAGCAAATACGTGATGATGCTCGAGGTCGGCAAGGTGCGCGGCGCCCAGAAGACGACAGGCAACATCATCAGCTTCGAGGTGCACCCCGGTTATGGCATGAAGATCATCCCGATGACCTTTGCGCGGGTATAATTATGGCCTCCACACTGTCCATCCCGATCATGCTCCCCTTCAAGCCCGAGCCCAACGAGGACCTGAGCGGATGCCTGGCCGATCTCGAATCTTCATCCCTCTTTCGGATGCTCCCGAACAACGCCCGGGAGTACGTCCGCAACAGCCCTCACCTCCTCGAATACCTCAACATCCTGCCGGTGAACACCTACGGCATCCCCCTCTTCTTCCCTGAACTGACCCGGGATGCCAGGAAAATGGAGAACCTGAACCTGATCTACCCGGCCGGCTCCGACACCTTCATCCACATCCTCCAGGACCCAAAC from Methanofollis liminatans DSM 4140 encodes:
- a CDS encoding ATPase domain-containing protein, whose amino-acid sequence is MNEREDKPGGVTGDEGKKILSTGNSELDKKIADGLPLESLTLIEGENDTGKSVLTQQIIWGAMRQGLNADLFTTENTSKSFLTQMESMSLDISDYFAWGYLRIFPLHSVGFEWKKEDMQGVLQALILHMQKSVAEVIVIDSLTLFTEYASTDMILAFFTNCKNLVDHGKTILVTLHTYAFEAETLVRIRSICDAHLFMKKALVGSKYVMMLEVGKVRGAQKTTGNIISFEVHPGYGMKIIPMTFARV